A single genomic interval of Romboutsia ilealis harbors:
- a CDS encoding aminotransferase class IV: MKNNISFNSNLSKFGIGLFETIKIENEPIDFDLHMNRLYNSVKDLNIKIDVDKNILKEEVLMYIKNNNIKNKALRITLFDEGYNISIRDIIYNDKMYNEGFKLTISPIKRGDSIIYRHKTTNYFENIYTKEYAINNGFDDAIFLSTEDKILECSMCNIFFIKGNKIYTPKDELPILNGIMKKRIEDICIELNIEVVKKEIYINEINNFEFSFVTNSLMGAMKVKLIENTEYNNDNILFKKILSKLT; encoded by the coding sequence ATGAAGAATAATATATCTTTTAATAGTAATTTAAGCAAATTTGGGATAGGTCTATTTGAAACTATAAAAATAGAAAATGAGCCTATAGATTTTGATTTACATATGAATAGACTATATAATTCGGTAAAAGATTTAAACATAAAAATTGATGTAGATAAAAATATTTTAAAAGAAGAAGTTTTAATGTATATAAAAAATAATAATATAAAAAATAAAGCTTTAAGGATAACTTTATTTGATGAAGGATATAACATATCAATTAGAGATATTATTTATAATGATAAAATGTACAATGAAGGATTTAAATTAACTATTTCTCCTATAAAAAGAGGAGATAGTATTATATATAGGCATAAAACAACTAATTATTTTGAAAATATATATACTAAAGAGTATGCTATTAATAATGGATTTGATGACGCGATATTTTTGAGTACAGAAGATAAAATACTAGAGTGTTCTATGTGCAATATATTTTTTATAAAAGGTAATAAGATATATACGCCAAAGGATGAATTACCAATATTAAATGGTATAATGAAAAAAAGGATAGAAGATATTTGCATTGAACTAAATATAGAGGTAGTAAAAAAAGAAATATACATAAATGAAATAAATAATTTTGAATTTTCTTTTGTAACTAATAGTTTAATGGGAGCTATGAAAGTAAAATTAATAGAAAATACAGAATACAATAATGATAATATATTATTTAAAAAAATATTATCCAAATTAACTTAA
- the folE gene encoding GTP cyclohydrolase I FolE: MSNVDKDKIKRAVRDILEAIGEDPDREGLLDTPDRVARMYEEIYSGIHQDPREHLKVIFQDEKHEELVLVRDVSFYSCCEHHLVPFFGKAHIAYLPKDGRLTGLSKLARVIETLAKRPQLQERITKSAADIIMEELNPYGVIVVVEAEHMCMTMRGVKKPGSKTITSAVRGIFEKDIAARAEAMSLITMK; encoded by the coding sequence ATGAGCAATGTAGATAAGGATAAAATAAAAAGAGCAGTTAGAGATATACTAGAAGCAATAGGAGAAGATCCTGATAGAGAAGGATTATTAGATACTCCAGATAGAGTAGCTAGAATGTATGAAGAAATATATTCAGGTATTCATCAAGATCCTAGAGAGCATTTAAAAGTAATATTCCAAGATGAAAAACATGAAGAATTAGTTTTAGTAAGAGATGTTTCGTTTTACTCATGTTGTGAGCATCATTTAGTTCCATTCTTTGGTAAGGCGCATATAGCCTATTTACCGAAAGATGGAAGGCTTACTGGTCTTTCAAAACTTGCTAGAGTAATAGAGACTTTAGCTAAAAGGCCGCAATTGCAAGAGAGAATAACTAAATCTGCAGCAGATATAATAATGGAAGAGCTTAATCCATATGGAGTTATAGTTGTTGTTGAAGCAGAACATATGTGTATGACTATGAGAGGGGTTAAAAAACCTGGATCCAAAACTATAACATCAGCAGTTAGAGGTATATTTGAAAAAGATATAGCTGCAAGGGCTGAAGCTATGAGTTTAATAACTATGAAATAA
- the pabB gene encoding aminodeoxychorismate synthase component I, whose protein sequence is MIKEINTKLNSFEIFTIFRYEENSFILDSAMDEKKLGRYSFISSNPFKVLKYKDTLKNPLDNLQEELKKYKVENKTNLPFIGGAVGYLSYDLGNYIERLPRTAIDDTNVYDLYFGFYNWVIVVDHLENKTYIATPDLDIEEENKIVKNIEKKIYESELNGVDSICYEEKEVLKTRLESNFTKNEFENAVRKVQDYIKQGDIYQANLTQRFSGKTTLSSYELYRDLRRFSPAPFGAFLNFEHSHILSNSPERFIKCVDKKVETRPIKGTRPRGKNIEEDLRLQEELRKSEKDRAELLMIVDLERNDIGRISKIGSVKVPELFIIEPYANVNHLVATVVGEIEEDKDCIDVIKATFPGGSITGAPKIRAMEIIDELEPTQRNVYTGSIGYIGFNGDMDLNIAIRTIVKQDDNVYFQVGGGMTWDSNPEDEYQETLDKAQSIMKALRSYYEE, encoded by the coding sequence ATGATAAAAGAAATAAATACTAAGTTAAACTCCTTTGAGATATTTACTATATTTAGATATGAAGAAAATAGTTTTATACTAGATAGTGCTATGGATGAAAAGAAGTTAGGAAGATATTCTTTTATAAGTAGTAATCCATTTAAAGTATTAAAGTATAAAGATACTTTGAAAAATCCATTAGATAATTTACAAGAAGAATTAAAAAAATATAAGGTTGAAAATAAAACTAATTTGCCATTTATAGGAGGAGCAGTTGGATATTTATCTTATGATTTAGGCAACTATATAGAAAGATTACCTAGAACTGCTATTGATGATACTAATGTATATGATTTATATTTTGGATTTTATAATTGGGTAATTGTAGTAGATCACTTAGAAAACAAAACTTATATAGCGACTCCAGATTTAGATATTGAAGAAGAAAATAAAATAGTTAAAAATATAGAAAAAAAGATATATGAGTCAGAATTAAATGGAGTAGATAGCATATGTTATGAAGAAAAAGAAGTATTAAAAACGAGGCTAGAGTCAAACTTTACAAAAAATGAATTTGAAAATGCTGTAAGGAAAGTTCAAGATTACATAAAACAAGGTGATATATATCAAGCTAATCTAACACAAAGATTTAGTGGGAAAACAACTCTATCAAGTTATGAATTATATAGAGATCTAAGAAGATTTAGCCCTGCACCATTTGGTGCATTTTTAAACTTTGAGCATAGTCATATATTATCAAATTCTCCTGAAAGATTTATAAAATGTGTAGATAAGAAGGTTGAGACAAGACCTATAAAAGGAACAAGACCTAGAGGAAAAAATATAGAAGAAGACTTAAGGCTTCAAGAGGAACTGAGAAAAAGTGAAAAAGATAGAGCTGAGCTTCTTATGATAGTAGACTTAGAAAGAAATGATATAGGTAGAATTTCAAAGATAGGAAGTGTTAAAGTACCCGAATTATTTATTATAGAACCTTATGCAAATGTAAATCACTTGGTAGCTACTGTAGTTGGAGAAATAGAAGAGGATAAAGATTGTATAGATGTAATAAAAGCAACATTCCCAGGAGGATCTATAACTGGAGCCCCTAAAATTAGAGCTATGGAAATTATAGATGAGTTAGAACCAACGCAAAGAAATGTTTATACAGGTTCTATAGGATATATTGGATTTAATGGAGATATGGATTTAAATATAGCTATAAGAACTATTGTAAAACAGGATGATAATGTATATTTCCAAGTTGGTGGAGGAATGACATGGGATTCAAATCCAGAGGATGAATATCAAGAAACATTAGATAAGGCTCAATCTATAATGAAAGCATTAAGAAGTTATTATGAAGAATAA